TGTATTATGCTTCAGTGAGAATCTCCCTGAACTTCAACGAATTACCAGACTATAACAGCcttaaatgttaaaatttccAAAAGTTACACTTTCCAAGCAGTTGATTAAGTGGTGACAGCTGCGGTAGATTCTGGATTAAAATATGTGCAAAAGAAATCAGTCAAGTGGATATGAGATGCCTACAGTGTTGGGGAAGGCCTTGGTTGAGTCACCCCCATGAGCGCACACTAAAGGAGGACTCCGCATCCAACCGCAATTTCGTAATTGTATCTGCATATagatggcaaaatataatacaaGAATGTAAAGGGGGAATTATATGGTTCTCAAAGGTGACCTGAGTAGCTAAAATAAAGATATCACCGTatcttttcaacaaaataattatgtgcCTTCAGAGGGCAACAGCAAATAAGAGCGAATTGGGCATACAGCATGCTCCAATCTATGGAAATTTTATAAGGAAAAGCAAAGAAGAGAGTCCCGCTGCATTGGAAACAAACACGTTGTTGGTAGAACTATAAAGCTGTGTTTAATCTATTAAGGATATGCAGGTGTAGGAAAAGATGATAAGTGCGAAGAGAAAGACACACAGCGAACCTGGTGGAAGCGACGGAGACTGAAATGGAAGTAAAGAGGAGGAAGGATTGCAATAATAGCGAGGGTAATGAGGAGAGATCTAAAGAGCTTTCTCCTGGAGGAGGACAGGCCAAGTTTTCGCGGAAATAGGGCGTGTCTTTGGAGGCGGAGCTGCCTCTGTTGCCGATCCCATCTCGAGATAACGGAAACCATTTCGTCGTCGTCTTCTTCTagttggtggtggtggtgtgGTGAAGATCATGTACTGCTAGTGATTGGGTTGGGTATGGGTATCGCATACTGCTGCTAAGTCTAAGTGCTAATAATTCGCTCCTCCAATCCAATAATATAGACTGATGTCCTTTTTAGTTCCAAAACTGCCCGTGGAGTGGATGCTCTGCCACGTCACCCCATGCTCTTATAAAATTCCTCAACGCTCCTCCAGTCCAGACACTCAAAACTACTCTCCTGCGCTCCGCTGCACCCCaccctatatataataagtctTAACTTACACTATCTGATTTTGACTCTCTCTACCTTCCGCCTCCAATCCATaatccctctctctctttttctcacAGGCAGGCACTCAACCCCAGGTATTACTTAATGATCCATACCAACTTTTTTTGGCTTTCGAAATGAGTTAATTTTGATGTATGTATTGGTAGGAGCAGTGTTAATGGAGGAGTTATTTCAGTACATGAAGACTCTCCGCTCTCAGATCAACGGTGACTCTCCTCTCTCTGTTTCAGTGAGAAATCGTGTGAAAAtgttttaagttaatttttttaatcatgaatGATATCTTCACTTCAACTATTGAGTATGATTCTTCTCTTAACCTTGAGTTATATTGGAAACAACAATTGTTGAGGGTAAGTAGGTGAATTAGTTTAGAAATGCGAGATTGAGATTAACTTTAACCATGCTCCGTGAACTGTAGATGTGGCGGATCAAGCAGCCAAGTTATCGGTTGAAGAGCATATGCTGTTTACCACTGTTGAGACGCTCCAAAAGGATCTCGATTTAGGTTCTGTTGGAAAATCTTTTCTGTTGTTCTGTTATGTTAATGCAAAGAGTTGCTCTTTTCGCTTAAACTACAATAATACTCCACTATCTATCATCACTTTATTTTTGCTGGACAATTACTGTTTTTTATCCTTAAGCTCAGCGAAGCACACTAGAATTTTTCTTCCTTCAGTTTCctgttttttttatcaccAAAAACTTCTCACGTTTTGTGGGTGGTTTCAATGTGGATTTCAAGTACTCTTCTTGAACAGtaatattcttgatattttgAAGTTTCAAAGCTCATCAAATCCCGgcattttcttatttcttcttAAATGAAGTGCAGTGAAGAATGAAACTAGGCAAGTGAAAGAGGAAACTGATCAGATGACCAAAGCTAAGGGAAAGATCTATTCACAGATTTTGCAAAACCAGAGGAAAATTGCTTCGTTGGAATCTGATTCTTCCACCCTTAGTCAGGTGCAGAGATTTTCTTCTTAGGGTATCCAACCTATTAATTTGGAAGATAAGGTTTCACTGAAGATGGTATAGACATCTGACCCCCATGCTTTAATGTATTCAGTGTGGATGAACTTGTTCCCTTCCTTTTTATTGCTGATAATTCAGTCATAACTTCACATCTTTGTTAATGATTTGTGTCACTTGACTTAGGCTCTAATTGCCCGACATTTCTTCCCTGCTTTTGAACTGGTCCTTGTTTATTCCATTTTGGATGCTTTGTTGCAAATACGGATATAATGGTGACTACatggttaaaaaaaatctctagACATCTGAAAGTTGTGTTTACAGCTCCAACCATTCTGTGTTGGTAAGTAGTGTGCATTCTTGGTGAAGCAGTTTAACCTTGGATTATAAACGGCTCATGGCAAAAACcacattcttgttcttgattttaaCACTTCCGTTTTCCTACATTATCACTCTTGCAAGAGATCATAAGATGATTGAAAATCAGCAAAACAATATGCATTGAGATGTCCTCCTTACTATCCAGATATCAGTACAATTGTATATCAATTGGAAAGAGAATTCCATGAAGGCGCACGCTTGGGAGGGAGGTTGgatcttttatcttttgcaaCATGCAGCAAATTAGACTCATTATGGCCTTGTTTCCTCTTAACATGCAGACGTTGAAGCTTATGCAACAAGAAAAACTATGCCTGTCAGCAAAACTTGTAGATCAAAGGTAACATGTGAACCATATACCAAGAAAactatgaaatattatgtaatgGAATATTTGACTCCTATAACAGCACATATTATGAGAAGGTTGGTCAGGATATCAGTGCACAACTAACAGAACACCAGGTTTGAGATCTTGTTCTGTAACCATCCAGATTTTGCATGCAGTATTTGCAACAACTACTACAATAGATTTTAACCATGCAGGAGTGGATCAATGCACAGGATTTTGGCTCACGACCCAGAGAGGTTTGgtaatttcatgaaatatcTTTTGAAACAGCATCGTAAATCTGTAAGTGATCATATGTCAGATCTGAGATGAAATTAGCACCaaaaacaatacaaatatttggcatgtatataattttgaacgtGCAAAATGGTCTTTAAGTGTGAGATGAAGCAAGCATCAACTGCATCTATCTTTTCCAGGAAAGCTGATAAAAGATTTCCATGATAATAACATAAGGGCTTTCGCCACTGAACACTTCATTATTGAGCGAACACTTACACAGAGGAATTATACCTCTTCAATGTTTTAAGATTGTTATTTTCAAATCCAAGCAATGTAACATAAGCAGGAGACCGAGTATAAGGTCTCACCTTGCCTTCCTGCTGGTAGATTTTATAGGGTGGATCTAAGTATTCATTTGCTCGTTTTGGTCATCCTTATGCTGGATGGGTCTCCTTGTCGTCCAGtcatttttagttttctttgaGTTTTAAGTCAAATTTCCATTTTGTTGGTGGTGTTTTTCATGAGAAAATGTGAAACTGGAGGGACTTCAACTatgtttattttctctttcacGTTTGCTTTCCCAAGAGAGATATAGTGTCAATCACCATTGACTGGCCATGCAGGTAAATGAGAAAGCAGGAGGAACAAAAGGTAACAAATTACCATATTCCCTCCATTTTCAGTACACAATAAGATGTTCTTGGTGTACCATGCCTTTTAGTGGATGTAAACAACTAAGCTATAATGAAATACTACTTTctgaaaaatgtgaaaatcaTTGCAACTAATACATTGCGAGCTGTAAGCTTCActttgattttgattattgacacggaaataaatttcataatgatGGGGTACATGAACTTCCCTTCTGCTAGGTGAGCTCATAAACTggacttcatttttttttatttggtaacTGGACTCCAGTTTATTTGGAAGGAAAAGTAGGTTTAGCTTTCTTTTTAGTTGACATAATGAGTTAATCCCTTTAGTGTCGCTCTAGCAGAGGGGTGTGCCttatggggaaaaaaaagtagatatgaaagagaaacagcCTGGACTGTCTCCAAGGTTTATGGAAACTTCTCTTTAATAGTTCAATTGCCAGGAACTGGGTGTCAAAGataaaaattgctattatCAGCATATGCATGCAAATTGCCTATAAAAGcatatttcaaactttaacATTGTGAACAATGTTCAGAATTTTCTTTACAGATCTGTGGAAGTGTGGGTTTTGAACGCATATAGTTTCTAAATTCTCTGTGGTTGGTTCTTCTTAtccatattattttaatgagCAATCTTTTAACAACTGATGTGGGTAAGTATTATCTGCTTGCATAATCACTctaatttcaaataacaaagccATCGCAATTCCCAGAGTTCCCGAATGATGTAGGTCAAAGTTTGACGAAGGATTTTCAAGCTGCTCAAGCCAACTTTGGTAAGATGGAAAAGCTAAAATCAGATCTTGCTTTGAAGAATACTAAGGTTGGTTAATGCAGACAGTCAGTACTTCCTTCCGACTTCAAAACATTGGTATGGTAAACAAAATGCATATTATTAGGACACATGGTAATGATacctaaataatttttggtacAGCAGAACTAGAGATGTAAGCCAGATAATCAGTTCTGATCCTTTGCTCCAATTGAATTTCCTCTTTCACCCTTCAGAAGCTGTGTGTGATTTATAGTTGTTATGCTCGGTCTCTTAACTAGAATCAACCGCAGAAAAGGAAGCTTCATATCTAGCTGAAGTGATCTGACTGAAAATTGCAATTGGTTGTTGATATTTCTGTTGTTACAAAAGTAACTTTTGGTATTTTCTTCATGACCCTTCGGTGTTACAGCTGAGGCAGTCTGTTGAGCTAGTGAAGACTAAAATGACTGAATTTAAGGTGGtctctacatttttttttcttgtctgCTATTTGATATGTATCTACTTGGTGGACTTTAACATGCTTTGGTTAGTATACCTTTTCAGGCATACCAAACAGacacaaatacaaaaagacaaaaataaaaaagaaaaaaggaaggaaCATAGTCTGCTGTTGCCAAAAagtattttcattattcactACATAAAGCAGCAAATGCCAGGAAATTCAGAGGAGATAATTAACTGTTTAGGCATCCATCTTTTAGATGGTAGAATGATTGAAACATTCCGAGTCTGATAATAGTTTTATATGTTTCtaatatataatgatgttgGCTCGAGTGACTGCAGTCGGAACTTAGGGACATGGATGAGAAAAGCTTGGAAGAGGACCTTCAAGCACTCTTATCAGACAAATCTGGAGAAGCTGAGTATGTGCAGTCTCTGCAACTCCAGATTACGAGAGTGAAGGTGAGCCAACGACTCTTGCTTTATGTTGTTAGTTAAGTCAAATAATACCTAGACATCTATGTTTGTACCACACTTTGGGATTATAGCAGCTGGATAATTCTTTTGATGACCTCCAAACTTGGCAAGCTGATGTTAGTGCTCAAGGAAAAAGCAATTCTCTATGTAATTCTTCTTTCCAAGTTTCAAAAACATTATTTcatcaacttaatttaagatattacttttttcttttttcaggaGATCTCACACATAGTTAGGTGCTCTTGTGGTGAGGAATACAATGTTAAACTGGATAAATGAGCTTGACCATTCAGGTGGTAAAGCATAAAGGAATATCATCGATATCCTTAGGATATCTCTCTTTCAACATATTTCTATTACGTTAATGTGAAAACAAAAGATGCAGATGTGTAAAGAATGGTGCCAATAGTCAAAGTGATAAAGATGCTAGATGATTTGTTTACCACAAGTAAAGCCAAGGAAATATCATTTGTGTACCTAGCCTGGAAACCAGACGGATTTACCTTTGGGTGTATCTTTCTTCCACACCATGGAAAAAAGTGACAGGTATGCACAGTGGATGCACTTGTGTATGTAGCCTAACCCAATATACACTTCATGTAGAGTTCAGtctattttatctaaaaatataaaaattgaaggttttgtcatataattataaactcaAGTGGTATTAATGTTTAGAACTTCCATTTAATTGTACATAAATGTCATAAGCTTCAAGAACCCAGAGCACAATAAGAACACATATATGATTTAAAGAAACACAGTTAAACTGAGAGGTCACATGATTCCAATATATCCCAAGACTTTGGAGATGTCATGAACTTCAAAGCCCTCTGCAAGAGCTATCTTTTTGCTCGCCAGGGAAACTATGTCATCCGTTTTGAAGGACTCCTCACCATGCCCAATCATGTCACTTGCATAATGAACAGAACCTCTCAGAATAACAGTCTTGTGAAGACCTCCAAGCAACTCTTCATAATCCGTATCCCCTCTTTCCCCCAGAAATACCACCATTTTGGGAAGTTCAATACTCCATCTAACTGATAAGTATCTGCATAACATGCAGAGATTAGTAAAAAGGTCACAGGCATATGATGCAAGTTTGTGTTGGTTCCTTGCACAATCACTGCACAAATGATTTCAAATTGGAAAGACAGACCTGAGAGCTTGGGATCTTGATGCAAATAATGGTAtcacatttaatctttttgcAGCATGCGTATAAACTAGGTTGCACCGCAGGCCTCTCATGCGTAGCCTCTGTCTTAGTTCATCAATTTTACAAGTCTGTCACATGTGTATTGAGTTACACTTTAGTTTGCCAATTTTATTgggaaaaatatatgaaaatcaaGTGTTCCTTTTTGAGGTTCCATTTGTCTATATTTTAATCAAGTATCAAAGGATTAAAATCATACCTTGGCTCCTGGTTTAATGCTATATGAGTAGCACCGTGAGCTACATTGACTTAGTTGCATATCATCATTCTCAGGACCACTTTCTATCTGTGCAAGCCTCATTACCAtggatttaatattttcgCCTGGCCAACGGTAACCAATGTGGGATTCATGGTCTTCATCTACTTCAAAATCCCTCCAGGGATAGTACATTTCGCTTCCGCTGCTACAAACCAGTGCATCAAAGTGTTCTAGGTTTACCTGGTAATTTGTCAGCATATCCTTCGTCTCTGTCAGACTCAAACCTGTCAATAATACAAAACCTATCTGGTTAGACTTGGATCCTCCAACCTGCATAACATTCTTGATAATCAAAGGTAATGCCTCAGTGGGACTTCCATTGCTGTTATAACTGTCTGCAGCTACTACATACAGCCATTGCCTTCTCCCTGGAAAATAAATATCGATGGTTTTTCCTTTAGAAGTCGCCTTTTGCAATAGAACATCAATGACTTTCTGCTCACTGCTAGTTATATCAAGTTCACCATTCGCCTTTACATCTACATCGATGGAAAACTTTAACGAAAGGTCTTCAATGCCACGGAGTGATTCACTTAGTGGCTCCTCAGGAGTTGACACAACGGAAAGATGATTGGTTGAGTAGTGATTTCTGCACTGCTCGACATGCGAGAGGTAGTTACTGCAGTGCTCTGTCCATGAAAACTTATGGATATTTTTCAGGCCAACTTTCCGACACTCATGCCAGAGGTTTTTGTCAGCAACAAGCTTCAGAAGAGCATCTGATATGGCTTTCTGGTCATGCGGGTCAACAAGCAGACCATTATTGAGTGCCTGGTCAATCAATAATATCTATTAGATCAGACAACTGACTCAGAGTTACCCGTCTATGAAAATAGAACTTTGTATATTTTACTTGACATTGACTAGGATCTGAAATCTGTCAGAAAGCAAGCTCTACGGATAACCCCACCCATAAACTTGGATATCTTACTATTAAGTTCAATGCTTTTACGTCTACACAGAGAAAGgctaaacaaaaattacctTCAGTATATCCACAGGTCCGCCATTTCTGGTGGCAACAATGGGTAATCCATAAGCTGCAGCCTGCAGAAAACACGTCCTTCAACAAAGTGAAGATAGTTCTAAAATTTAACTGGAATCTGGTATCAAGTTAGCCTGTTGAAATTTTGAAGCAGCTAGCTGTAACTGACCTCAATGAGAGTGAGACCAAATGGTTCTACTAGGGCCGGATTGATGAAAACTCCCTTCACGAAAGATCCACCAACAACAATGTCACTGTTAGCATTATTACCAATttaaagaagagaaaaaaatcaaatgttcCCATGTAAAAGATgatatttaactaatttgtAGATATTTTTCTGGACAAATCCATAAATGGGCATGATATGTTGTTCTGGTGGACATTGACTATGGGCCACACGAATCAGATACTTTATGTTACCAAGAATACTAATTTTACAGCTCTCGAAACTGATCTATCATCAAACTGATGTTTCACCTTAGTTTTGGCTGCTAGACGATATATTTCAGGAACTTCTGGTTGCTTGTGATGCTTTGGATACGCCACCTGACCATACAAGTCATACTTGTCAATGAGCTTGAGTACAGTGGTAAGAACAGATGAACTGCTGTTGGACATATCTTCAATGCTGTCTCTGTTACCAAGTATCAGCGTCTGCAGTGACAATTGGCACTTGTATAACTTATTATTTCTTCAGATTTAGAGTTCAAGAATGCATCGGTGAAATTGCAGTTGCAGTTGTGTGAGGTTACCAAATTTGCCAGTTCACGAAGGGGTGGGCATTCTCCAAAAGCCTTCAGTAAAGTggtgatatttttctttggatCTGGACGAGATAATGCTAGTATCATGGGCTTGTGAGGATTTGTGAAGAAACGCATAATCTGCAAGTTGGGAATAATTTGTCAAAATCTTAAGAGGTATCATCTGCATGCATTTCTGGTGTTGACTTGGTTTACAGTTTTCGTACTCCTTTTGTGCTTGTACCATATTAACATGTTTAACATTAATCAGCATTCATTGATTAACATGTTTTGGAAAAGCACCTAACCTCGGACCATATCGGAGGTATAGGTCGCTTGTGGATCTTGTCGTTACCAATTAATGATTTGAGATCTCCATCGCTGTCTAATGATTCTTGTGCTAACACACTGCTGAAGTCCATGCCTGGTGGTATAACCTAGTTCCACAAAATCACCACTTATTAACTATTGTTTCTTCACACgcagaaaaaatatgaacatcAATTGCATAAAAGGCTCCCCAAATTGCCAAATTAGGAATACATGTGATTGATAGAGAAACTTGAACCAATGTCGTCCAACTGAATAAGATATTTAGATTTCTTTCTGGATTGCAGTTATTACTCTTTACCTCCATGCTTTTCTAGAGTAGTGATGCGTATAAGAGCCTATGTCCTCAGCAGATCAGATAGGCAGATGCCAGTTTCAGTCCTTGTATCAggctttcttgaatttgaaccTCCTACTGAACCAGCTATTGCAACGATAATACAGcctaaatctttttatgtatGAGTAGTTGAATGCAATTCTTGAAAATCGACATAAATAGAATTCATCATGATAagtgtttatataattttgcagTGCAATTATGAGGTCTGGACTTTTATGTTTCAACTGTAGTCATTTCTATAATGTTTTTTAAGAAGTCAACTTCAAACTTAAGTATATAacaagtaaattattatagcaAAGAAAAGGATACACATACCACCATTCTCGGCATGTATCTTCCAAGGCAGCTTACTCCTCGCCGTCTCCTAATCCTAAGTTTCCTTTCCAACTGGATGTCAAATCCATCATACAGACCCCACTGCTCTTCAATCTCTTGCCTCGTGCTTGTTACTACCACCTCAGCAGAATCCAACCCCAACTCCTCCGCTTCAATTCTCCTCGTTATCTTGTATGTGGTGTTGATATCCTCCCTAGAAAGCGTACCCTGTTTAAGTAACTGCTCCAATTTGTTCCTGCCCAAGGAGTGCCCAGTAAACACCATTGGCACATTTAGGACACCAGATAAGCGTGCCGCCACTTCCCCCGCATCTGCGTAGTGGCCATGAATGACATAAGGCCATGCTGGTTTTCCACCATTGACTTGATCTCCTAGAGCTTTTGCCATGTTGATAATGTGGCTGAGAGCTCCATCAACATATTCCGGTATGTAAGCCCAGAGTGACTCTTTGGGGATGTACCTGTTGCATATTCAGCAGCAAGTTTACTATCTTGTTGAACTTTAAGTCTTCTTGACTCGAAATAAAATAGACTGGATTCTCATAGTTTAGCTTGAgggaaattatatatatatgtgtgtgtgtgtgtaaatttaatttgtttgttacTTTTCAGGAGGCCCGCACGGGATTCGAATAATGTAGGCACCACAGCTGCCGAATCCATCAGATGGGCATGAAAGCATCTCAATTGGTTCTCCGTAGGTGGAGTCCACCTCCGGGGATGTGATTTGTCGCGTCAGAAGATCGACTCTGTGCACACCATCCATGTTTGCTAGAGCTCGAGCCAATTCGACTACGTACTTTACCTGATAACATTTATCCAAAGTACACAAAAATAGTGGTTTATTGATCgcaggaagaagaaaatgattgGAGTTTGTGGTATCGAATGAATGGATGCAGGCAGGTCGATTGTCAGACTACCTGACCACCTGTATCAGAGTCTCGTCCAAGTTCCATGTTTTCTCCTCGCACCAACCCATGAAGACTACATTAcataataaacaattaaacaTAAACCACTCCATTAATTGTTGTGATGTCAGGCAAATCGAAATACTAGTATGATTCAATTTCATACTATGAACCCGTATGATACCAATGCAAACATCCAGCTATCCTGGTATCTATTTTTACATCTTACCTTCaatttatttccatttcaACTGCTGCTATGTAAAAAAG
The window above is part of the Sesamum indicum cultivar Zhongzhi No. 13 linkage group LG2, S_indicum_v1.0, whole genome shotgun sequence genome. Proteins encoded here:
- the LOC105174747 gene encoding uncharacterized protein LOC105174747 isoform X2 produces the protein MEELFQYMKTLRSQINDVADQAAKLSVEEHMLFTTVETLQKDLDLVKNETRQVKEETDQMTKAKGKIYSQILQNQRKIASLESDSSTLSQTLKLMQQEKLCLSAKLVDQSTYYEKVGQDISAQLTEHQEWINAQDFGSRPREVNEKAGGTKEFPNDVGQSLTKDFQAAQANFGKMEKLKSDLALKNTKLRQSVELVKTKMTEFKSELRDMDEKSLEEDLQALLSDKSGEAEYVQSLQLQITRVKEISHIVRCSCGEEYNVKLDK
- the LOC105174747 gene encoding uncharacterized protein LOC105174747 isoform X1, with the translated sequence MEELFQYMKTLRSQINDVADQAAKLSVEEHMLFTTVETLQKDLDLVKNETRQVKEETDQMTKAKGKIYSQILQNQRKIASLESDSSTLSQTLKLMQQEKLCLSAKLVDQSTYYEKVGQDISAQLTEHQEWINAQDFGSRPREVNEKAGGTKEFPNDVGQSLTKDFQAAQANFGKMEKLKSDLALKNTKLRQSVELVKTKMTEFKVVSTFFFLVCYLICIYLVDFNMLWLVYLFRHTKQTQIQKDKNKKEKRKEHSLLLPKSIFIIHYIKQQMPGNSEEIINCLGIHLLDGRMIETFRV
- the LOC105174747 gene encoding uncharacterized protein LOC105174747 isoform X3, with product MEELFQYMKTLRSQINDVADQAAKLSVEEHMLFTTVETLQKDLDLVKNETRQVKEETDQMTKAKGKIYSQILQNQRKIASLESDSSTLSQTLKLMQQEKLCLSAKLVDQSTYYEKVGQDISAQLTEHQEWINAQDFGSRPREVNEKAGGTKEFPNDVGQSLTKDFQAAQANFGKMEKLKSDLALKNTKSELRDMDEKSLEEDLQALLSDKSGEAEYVQSLQLQITRVKEISHIVRCSCGEEYNVKLDK
- the LOC105174747 gene encoding uncharacterized protein LOC105174747 isoform X4, with the protein product MEELFQYMKTLRSQINDVADQAAKLSVEEHMLFTTVETLQKDLDLVKNETRQVKEETDQMTKAKGKIYSQILQNQRKIASLESDSSTLSQTLKLMQQEKLCLSAKLVDQSTYYEKVGQDISAQLTEHQEWINAQDFGSRPREVNEKAGGTKGQSLTKDFQAAQANFGKMEKLKSDLALKNTKSELRDMDEKSLEEDLQALLSDKSGEAEYVQSLQLQITRVKEISHIVRCSCGEEYNVKLDK